In the Salvia splendens isolate huo1 chromosome 16, SspV2, whole genome shotgun sequence genome, GTCTTATATTAGGAGTCTTAGTTAAATTCTTCATATATGATACcaggtctcacatttcactaactccattctactaacattttattataaaagtaatatatataaaaataagactcacgttccactattttttccaccaactttcctttatcATATTTCTTAAAGCTCGCGCGCACAATTTAAGCTGGATTGTTAAAATGGCACgtagggagtagtattttaaaaaaattattattgtactaattaatttgttgaatataagtattaaatttgaaattagcCCACGTTGGAAAAAAGCACAAAGATTAGACTTATTTTATCGACAAGGTTCTGTAGTCGcatttatctatttattaattactatatCATCTATAATTTATGAGAACATTATATATGGTCCAAGTTGGTCGGTTTCTAACTTTTGAAACTATATATTAGCCTTTGAAAAATAAAGTGGATCAACCTGTGTGTTGAATTTTCTTCAATTTATAAGTTGATGGGAAACTAGTAAATGCATATCTAATCTTGAGGGATATCTATCACCGACTATGAAACCATTTTCAAAAGtattttttgtattaaattaattaaggtTAATTCATTTGGTCGACTAATATGCCAAATTTATATTGTCGTTTAGATATATTCTCGAATTTTGCAATTGTAACACATGGAGAAATGAGAGTACACCATCATTCAAACTATCCAAgaattactcatttcttaaaagAAATATATACTATACGGAGTAATTAATTACTTATATATGCTCAATTGAGAAGACAAAACtggttgatttttttaaagaatagTTGGCCAAATAAACAGCATGCAGGGTTAAACACAAAAACGACATATTTGTAATTCCCtagggtttttttttataaaaagaaagGTTCAAACCACTTAAAAGACAATAAACAAATAAGTACGAAGTCTACTTACCAAAAataaattcatcaaacaactctAGATAAACAAGTCCAAAAGGAACACCCTTCAAACTAAAAGAGCGTCAACAAATGGAGCAAAAGTATAAGCGAGATCAATCGAGTAAATAACCAAGCAGAACTTAGTTAACAAACCctaatattaaaactaaaatctAACAAATTCTTACAGGAATATATGATAGATATAAAAAGACAACAAAAATGTGTTCTATACAAAGATATGCGTACCTAATCATTGGGATAGTAACATGAACAATTAAAAGGTATTGGAAAGAAAAATGGTAAGAGTAGAGACATGTATTGTGATTGATCAGATAAATCGATTCATAAAGACACATGAAGCATAACttttgtatattagttttagGAAGGAAAAAGTGTTTGAGATAACTTTAAAATGTAATGGGCAGAGCTGCAACTTGCAGGCCGATGCAATTTGGTGCTAGCCTTTGTAGGTCATGgaccactctctctctcaatacCTCCAAATATCTTCATATCattgcctctctctctctctctctctctctctctctctctctcacacacacacacactagcAAATAGCAATAATACTTGCATATATAGATTAACTAATGTATGCATTtgatgataatttttttatttctttctttaattcattctctttttttgtgtgtgtacaCGTGGTTGGGTGGGAATGGATTCTTGGAATATGTTCTTTTCATTGGATAAACTGAAATCTGTATACACAACTTTCCATTTCCTATGTAATTATCATATTAACTTTCTTGATTGAGCAATTCTTGATCTCGGGGCACTTGGATTTTGATTAGATTCAAACGAATCAGCGGATGTCAAAATCCAtgcaataaatttattaaatttgtttGGGGACGATTATATGTGACAAGGAGGTTACTAAATCCTTGAGATTTCAGTTTCAGCTACTGTTTGATTGATCATGATGGATTGAGGTATGGAGATCATTTTCATGAACTATTCAAGTCCAAGCCCCATTTATATAAATACTCACTCTAATTCatgatatatattaatataaagaaTTTATACGTAAACTAAACCATGATCAATTCAGGTatattgatttaatttataaatcaaTATACCTGAATTGAAATTGAGGTCGATATATAGAGCCATATAGGAGTATAATGTAGCCATCAAGTTATCACTTTCCTCTTTGTGAATGGGCTGGGCCCAAAACCAATTTCCAATCCATGATCACAAGCGGCCCATTGTTTGGGATGTTTAGATGTGTCAATGTTTAATCTCAGTTAAagtcaatgttttaaaaaccggaccggcaagcgaaccggcatcattactggttcactggtcgaaccattggttgaaccggaatactgtttatatatatatatatatatatatatttagtaaataataaaatttaatcaaatattttatcaataaatattatagtattatacatttaatagtattattatagaaaacaagtcttgtactagtatattagaatatttaatgacgttaagtttaaatacaataataaattataatacacaatattaaaaactagtattaaactctatgtataattataaactcctatattataaaacattagtgattgtaaaagtataattaaaatataagaaatatattaaagttaacaatttcttaaaagaatatataaaattaaaatgaattatcttaaaagaatataaaattaaaaagaatatatttttagtgaatgatagaattttattaattttttattaacaaatataattaaatatataaattatactagtagtaagttattgtaaataaaaaatttaatatttatgtataaaaataaataagttcatagtattattttcaaaaagtaatgcggcaaaataatattatatacaaagatatatgaataaacataaattaaaaacatatatttagtaaatactcctagtatataatcaaatagtagtaaacttttaatataattaatcacatattcttaatatacatatatacacgtattaaacacgaattattaggttatatagataaaatatttcgtgtttaacatatgaaaataatttatattcatATTACTACCAAGAAGTCCTTGTGGTGTAGTGGTAGAATTATTGGTAAGTTCACCGGGAGGTCTTGATTTCGACTCCTATCAAAGCCAAAATTTTAGGTTTAGAAAAAGTTAGTACTACACgataatatatactactatatacaATTAAAATTGGCATGAAATAAATGAGTTtagaacaaaagaaaaaaaatataggatTCAAATGGTGATAACACTAAGGCCATGTTTGATTggcaggaaagtaaagttgacaaggaaaatgattcctaggAAAATGAATCCCCGGAATATGATTCccaataactttactttcaagcgtttggaaaatatcaagattttaaatttatatctgatttaaacatcaaactaaaaatatacttgtaattattttatttataaagaagaataataataaatttttgaataaattattaattacaaataataataattatataatcatatttattaatacggtggatagtttaaatatggatcatccattacaatatataataacacaattataattatagttacatgaaatattacaataatagatactattatcattattattattatactagtatttatggatattataattaaataaattttataatttttaaaatatctctatgattttattgattaattagtaatttataaaattgtaattaatatttattattatataatttatattatataattatattttaattatttaataaattattaattattattatgataataacaattatatataaatataataataacatagttataattatgataattttaattatagttatttattatactgaaataaagtatgatttataattttaaattatttttaaaacattataattaataataataatatattgcgaatcctaaaactgggaaaaagaatacctaagaaaagttaagATTCATAATCCtgaaaagttgtactaactttccttgttctcgggattctgattactttcctagtttgattaaaaaccaaaacaaacatagaaattaaaaatttaagaaattagaTTATTTTCCTAGACAGAATCCTTGcaaccaaacatgacctaaGCCCTTTTGACATGAGTAATGTAATGATTTCATTATTTGAGGAAGCCACTACGGGGCAAAAGAGTAAAAGTATAATATAGGAAGGAGGAGGTTTATGAGAGGGAAGTGAACCAACCAAATTGTAGCTAGGGTTTAGAGAAACAGAGGAAGACGATTTAGAGTGAACGAAAAACGGCGATCGGCCGAAAGTGAAATCAATGGATTCATTCTCGTCGCCGTCAAGCGGATCATCTCCAAAATTCTCAACGGACGACATCATGACTCAGCTTAGGACTCAGCTTGAGCAGGCTTATGCCGAAGAATTTCTCGAGGTATCACTCCCTAATTTCAATTACCCAAATTGTCTCCCTTCTTCTGTAGTCTCTCAATATTTCCTAATTTAATCTAAATTCATCCATGAACTTTCAGAGATTCAAGAGATGCTCTACTTATATGTTGGTTTTTCCACCCCGTTGATGGGAATAATACAATTGAATTCAGCGTATTCATAGTGTGAACTCTTTAATTTTGTGCCTTTTGCTGCCCATGAATCACCACTTACTGTGCCTAATGTTCCCTTTCTACGATAGAAGAGGGTCTGTATTTTCATGTTCGATTTTGTGTTTAAAGCATGTGGTTATTAATGTGCCTCTCATATTTGTTAATAATCTTTTTGGCATCAACTTGGTTAAACCTTTAATTAGACGCTTTTTAGGTTGCTAAACACAGATTTTTGGACAGGAGTTTGACTAGACATATTTGATTGGCTTTAATCAGTCATTGATATATTGCATGAAGTATATGCTCATATATGTATTGCCGTTATCAACTGAAAGAAAGAGATGCAATTTCCTGGCATATCTAGTTTGTTACATATATGGTTTAGCCCAAGTTGTCTTTGGATGAGTTGAAGAGAAGTTAGTTTCTAGTAGTGTAGAAAGAGAAGGTCGTGCATTAGATTTATCCATTTAGTACCACCTTTAAAATGATCCTGTACCATGTTAAGGGCAACCATTAAACTGGATAGTTGGGTTACATTGAAATCTCTTAAGATGGACTCAGCAGACTAGTTCAAGAATCTACTAGAAAGTGCTGTTATGTTTCAGTTTCGACATGTATTGTTGATAACTTAGAGATTCATTTTAAAAGGTGATTCTCTCTCTATTATCCTCCTCAAGCTTGCCCATCCTATTTTTTTGCTCAAATTTGCAAAAGCCCTCTCGATTGTACAATTTTATCATCAAAGGGGATGAGAGTAATTTAACTTATGTAAGGAAGAAGCTGCTTTTGATGATTTGATGTcattcactacatatattgggGCCTAGGTTAAAAAGATTAAACTTTAGTGTTAAGTCTATACTGTTTATCcgtgaaaaaaatattaaatccaTCTTGTATTTTAAGCTTTCAATAACTCAAATGGCGTGACTCTTTCTGGGAATTTCTTCGGCGTTCCTTGTATAACTTCTTTGTGCAACTGCCATGTAGACTGTTCGAGGGAAGTGCTTTGACAAGTGTATCACCAAACCTGGCAGTAGCTTGAGTGGGAGTGAGAGCAGTTGCATCTCCAGGTGCATAGACCGTTACATTGAGGCCACTGGTATCATTGGCAAAGCCTTGTTTAACCAACGCTGAACATTTTTTCCTGAACGAAAGCCATTGCAGAGTCGAAGGATGATTGTTTTTAGACTTTTGCTACTTTATGTCTTTGTATTTCTTCATCTCAAGGTCGTATCCAGAGTTTTTTTGGAATATAGTAACAATGCACCTCAGCATAAGCTGTACAATTGTTATGCTACCTAGATTTGAAATGCTGCTTATCCAAATAATCTTTATGGTTATTCTTTGGTTACACGCTCTGtcgatttattttaaattgtgcgcCAAAAGCTTGTGCTGCCTAATTTTCAACTGTAGCTTATCCAAAAAATCTTTATGGTTATTATTGTGTTAAGCTATGTCGATTTTTTCTGAACTGTGTGCGCTTTAAGCTTGTGCCATATACTGACATCAAAGATAAGTACTTATAAGTTAACAGAAAAGATGTTCAAAATGGATATTCTTCATAAAGGGGGCTGAGAATTACAGAACATTTAATTGTTTTGATGGGCAAAGTATGAAAAGATAAACTGGCATTTGGGCTATGCTATGCTTCTCCCTTGGCATGTAGTAACAAATTACAAGTTGTTTCTTCGAAAATCTTCTGTGTAGTATCACTCAAAAAACAAAActtaacaaaacaaaactacAATGACAAATCATAAAAAACAAGTTGTGTATCTTTCCTTTGAATTCATTCACTTCCTCAAGGTTTGCATGATGTACTCAGCGTAAAGGTCCCTACACGGTCCACGCATACAGATTTTACAGGATGGAAATTATGAAGCTACTTCCTAATTAAAAAGATGGATATTTAATGGCAACCATAATAGAAAACTTACATGGAGTACTGGATGGCTTCTAAGGCAGTACCTGAAGGCAAAAACTCATCGACAGCAACCTCCTTGTTCTCGTTCTTCTTATCTTATTACTCATTAAGAAATTCCACTGTACACACTGAAATTATCTTTAGTGAAAAATGAAACTGGAAACATATTAAAGGATACAGTCTTCAAAGAAGCGCCGGATTTCAGCAAGACGATGAGGTGGGAGTTGGCTGATGTCAGTATAGTGACGATACTCAGGGTCATCAGCACATACTGCAATGATCTTATCATCTTTCTCTCCCTATCCACACAAAGAAATTTAGTGTATAACAAATAGTAATGCATTTCATTCTGTTGGTGGATTTGCAGTACCTGATCAATCATCGGCATCAGGCCAATGGCCCGGGCTCGTAGGAAACAACCAGGGGCCACAGGTTCCTGCAAAGGGGATTACACTATTACAGGAGGACCGGAACAGTCGAACAGATGCATATAACAAGATTGGAAATCCTAAAACTATGCATGGTATATTGAACAGGATGGGGTATTAACTTTGAGAATCTGAGATGcagattagattttttttatttttttgagatACAGATTTAGATTAGCATTATACTAGCTCTATCTATCTAAGCTATCACCAAAAGCAAACACCTCATACTATTATGAATACCATAATTGTTTACCTGCATAATGACTAAGACATCCATGGGGTCATTGTCTTCACATAGAGTTCGAGGAATGAAACCATAATTGTGAGGATAGACAACTGATGAATACAGTATACGATCAACCTGCAGGGTCATGATTGAAaacaataaatcaaaatttgttTGTGCATGAATGTCTGTTTCACATGCAATGCATGTTTTCATATTTCATAACAAACTCATAAGTACTAATACCACAAAGACTATATCATAATCATACCTTAATGAGACCAGTTTTCTTGTCAAGCTCATATTTCACTTTGCTTCCTTTTGGAATCTCAATCACCTGAAATGAAAGGTAACTCAATTTCCCAAGAAATGAAAGAATTTGCAAAACAGAAAGGCTTCTTTAGCCAATAATCAGATAAACAGAGAAGGTTGCCTGTGCATCAAAGCATCACAAATTTGTCACCTTCTATTAACGAATTCCATGAGGCATATATtatgttaagaaaaataatcATGTACTGTATACGCTAATGCAAAAATCTCAAGATCATCAAATCTATCACATACAGAAATATGCAATGTGCCTTAAATTATCCAACAACTACAAGAATATTTATAGTGCCTGAGATGCAGCTGCACAGTTAATCTCATATTTCAAAATGAGAAGACATGAGTTTGTGATCAAACTATATCTCATGCTTCAATAGTAGTGTGATGAAGGATAAAGATTACATACAACATTAATAATTTCTGGAGCTCCAGGTCCTGCAAATATATACAGAGAAGCGGTTAATTACACCATCGTAAAGAACTACCAACAAAATTAGACCAAAATATTCAATTACCAATCTCAAGATCATGCCAAGAGTGAGCAGCAACCGATCTTCTTGACAAAGATGAGAGGATCCTCTCATTCAGTTTGGGAGTTGGCTTCTTTTTAGCAGAGGACTCGCTTCCATTTTGGTTGCTCATATTTTTCTGAATTAAACCAATAAATCAGACACAAGCACCTTTGAAGTAACAATCATTTCACATAGCAGAAATCTCCCAAACTATATGCTCGCATCATGACATCAGAAAACATAAAACATTAACATGATTCAAATACTTATCATAAACATAAATTTGATATCAAAGCGGGAAATATCTTCTTAATTTTCCCGATATAGATCCGATGCGTGTATGAAAACGTACAAGGCACATCAAAATGGATTAAGAAAGAGATCGCAAATCACACAGAGATATGAAGAAAATCCGAGTAACAAATGATCGATACAGCTAATGCACATGAAGATCGGGTAAGTAACAATTAACAAATCTAACAAATCGTGTGAACTATAGATTCGGAATGCAAACTCGGAATAAAGAAAATGATTTGAAGATGAAAAGACATGCGTACCGGAAAAGTAGGAGAGTGGTGAGAGCAGAAATTCGGCGGAAAACGCGAAAATGGGAGGAAAATGGGGTGATGGGTTTGTGAGAGGGGTTTGTTTGGGTTTATATAGAAAATGGAATTGAAAGGATTGTCAACTCCACCACGTAGAGTCGAATCAGCATAAAGAATTATAGTGGGTTCTCACGATACCatacattataattttatttatatatgtgaaTTCGATGATAATATGTATCCATTTTTTTTGATTTAGGAATATGCCTGCTTGTTTCCGCGTTTTTGTGAGTTGGAGAGGATCAATTCCACTCTACATGGTGACATAGGGATATGAAAAGGTCAAAGATATTCATGGATTATTCAAATCTTGATTTAGTACCACAATATTATTGATATATAAAGAAGCATGCATTATTTGACGCCAAGTAACGTAAAGTCCCAATTGATAATCCGTTTTGGTGTTGTCAACATTGGATAAATGAATAGTGGATGGCCGATCAGGTCATGCGTTTTTTCATAAGTAAATCGAAATGGCCTTCCACCATTCTAATCATCTTTTATTCATCTCAAATTTCAAATATTGCTTCAAATGACAAAAGGGATTTTTATGCCCAACAACATAATTTAGTCTAGACCAACTATACCAATTGCTCCAAACTTGATTTATATGTAATTATACATTTTTTCAAAGTTTATGGTTATTCAAAAGTCTTGCTTCAAGAGATTAATATTATCCTACGTTATGAAGCATTGAATAACATTTTCTTCTACAACACTAATGCGCAACCTTGAATGACAATCTGTCAATCTCATTTCTGCAACGGGACCATACAttattttttacttgttctttaAGGGGAGTTTCTGAGGCGTAATTGCTCACAAAAACTTACAAAAACACAACGAATCAAAGATATTAtggtaaaaaaatataaaaagtttacAAAAATTCTCTTCTGTTACTACAATAATACTATGGAGTAAAGTTTAAAGACAGCAGCATCTGACAATATCAGAGACAGAGTGAGATAACACTAGTTATGCACTTTCATTCTTTTGCTAAGAGTGAAAT is a window encoding:
- the LOC121772113 gene encoding mitochondrial import inner membrane translocase subunit Tim13-like; this translates as MDSFSSPSSGSSPKFSTDDIMTQLRTQLEQAYAEEFLETVRGKCFDKCITKPGSSLSGSESSCISRCIDRYIEATGIIGKALFNQR
- the LOC121772111 gene encoding soluble inorganic pyrophosphatase 1-like isoform X1, which gives rise to MCLKNMSNQNGSESSAKKKPTPKLNERILSSLSRRSVAAHSWHDLEIGPGAPEIINVVIEIPKGSKVKYELDKKTGLIKVDRILYSSVVYPHNYGFIPRTLCEDNDPMDVLVIMQEPVAPGCFLRARAIGLMPMIDQGEKDDKIIAVCADDPEYRHYTDISQLPPHRLAEIRRFFEDYKKNENKEVAVDEFLPSGTALEAIQYSMDLYAEYIMQTLRK
- the LOC121772111 gene encoding soluble inorganic pyrophosphatase 1-like isoform X2 codes for the protein MSNQNGSESSAKKKPTPKLNERILSSLSRRSVAAHSWHDLEIGPGAPEIINVVIEIPKGSKVKYELDKKTGLIKVDRILYSSVVYPHNYGFIPRTLCEDNDPMDVLVIMQEPVAPGCFLRARAIGLMPMIDQGEKDDKIIAVCADDPEYRHYTDISQLPPHRLAEIRRFFEDYKKNENKEVAVDEFLPSGTALEAIQYSMDLYAEYIMQTLRK